A window of Rhododendron vialii isolate Sample 1 chromosome 11a, ASM3025357v1 contains these coding sequences:
- the LOC131308746 gene encoding transcription factor PIF3-like: MPLSEFYKMARGSLESAQQRTTATSSADLSHLPGNEHVELVWDNGQIVMQGQFTRARKTSSSIDFQSQTPKVRDKDRLNATHSKMGKFGVMDCVLNDFASAVPSGEMGLDQDDDMVPWLNYPLDESIPHDYCSDILPELSGVTENQISSHTSFATNKRGSYNRTTRGSNYVQNGLGLEHENAAKVSSEIGEGSGSRISHFFPWSFQENQTSLPSLKSGVSSIISNNITNTKHAFCGDPSTGVKIQKQDSVLPNTNSGIMNFSHFSRPAALVHASLQNVSAIASPITLGIEGMGGKNKGPSLSSTNFAESTPINLSSGLSKGMDSNSQPNSVPPKVDSVVVGNPIEELRAAEQSEAVCREDVVKNDKLCSQVVGEKTVEPVVASSSLCSGNSAERASNDLTHNLKRKCQETDDSEGHSEDIEEESVGIRKAAPVRRGTGSKRSRAAEVHNLSERRRRDRINEKMRALQELIPNCNKVDKASMLDEAIEYLKTLQLQVQMMSMGAGMYMPSMMFPAGMAQLHAAHMAHFSPMGMGFGMGMMDMNGGSPGCPMIQVPPLHGAHFPAPRPAPIFAPTSFQGMAGPNFQVFGHPAPWVPFSGVPPINSAIELNATGMAAPAPVELPNSAPSSNPKDLIQNANSQMMHNANARTSMKRTSTQCQVSNTGFGQSSLVYRSDQAADDVCRDDMNLTKEADVLLRPGCE; encoded by the exons ATGCCTTTATCGGAGTTTTACAAAATGGCTAGAGGGAGCCTTGAATCTGCCCAGCAGAGAACAACCGCAACTTCTTCAGCTGATCTATCTCATCT ACCTGGAAATGAACATGTTGAACTGGTATGGGATAATGGTCAGATTGTGATGCAAGGCCAATTCACTAGAGCTAGAAAAACATCTAGTTCTATTGATTTTCAGTCTCAAACCCCGAAAGTACGAGATAAAGATCGGTTGAATGCTACCCATTCAAAGATGGGAAAATTTGGGGTaatggattgtgttttgaatgacTTTGCATCGGCGGTGCCTTCAGGGGAAATGGGTTTGGACCAAGATGATGACATGGTGCCTTGGTTGAACTATCCCCTTGATGAGTCCATACCACACGATTACTGCTCCGATATATTGCCTGAATTATCCGGTGTTACAGAAAATCAGATCTCTAGCCATACTAGTTTTGCCACAAACAAGAGAGGTAGTTATAACCGGACAACTAGGGGTTCAAATTATGTACAGAATGGTTTAGGCTTAGAACACGAAAATGCAGCCAAGGTTTCTTCAGAAATTGGTGAGGGTTCAGGATCAAGGATTTCCCATTTCTTTCCGTGGTCATTCCAAGAAAATCAAACATCACTTCCCTCTCTCAAATCAGGAGTTTCAAGCATTATTAGCAACAATATCACCAATACCAAACATGCTTTTTGTGGGGATCCCAGTACTGGTGTAAAGATTCAGAAGCAAGATTCAGTATTGCCCAACACCAACTCTGGTATTATGAACTTCTCCCACTTCTCAAGACCTGCGGCTCTTGTCCACGCTAGCCTTCAAAATGTAAGTGCTATCGCCTCTCCCATTACATTAGGCATAGAAGGAATGGGAGGTAAGAATAAGGGCCCTTCTCTAAGTAGCACCAATTTTGCTGAGTCCACACCTATCAATTTGAGTAGTGGATTGAGCAAGGGAATGGATTCTAATAGCCAACCTAATTCAGTGCCACCCAAGGTGGATTCCGTAGTGGTGGGCAATCCGATCGAGGAGTTGCGTGCTGCTGAACAATCTGAAGCTGTTTGTCGAGAAGATGTTGTTAAGAATGACAAGTTGTGTAGTCAAGTTGTTGGGGAGAAGACAGTAGAGCCAGTAGTGGCTTCATCGTCATTATGTTCTGGAAATAGTGCAGAGAGAGCTTCTAATGATCTGACACATAATTTGAAGAGGAAATGTCAAGAGACTGACGACTCTGAAGGCCATAGTGAA GATATTGAAGAAGAATCAGTGGGTATAAGAAAGGCGGCTCCTGTTCGACGAGGTACAGGTTCCAAAAGAAGCCGAGCAGCAGAAGTTCACAATTTATCAGAAAGG AGGCGAAGGGATAGGATCAATGAAAAGATGCGTGCATTACAAGAACTCATTCCAAACTGCAACaag GTGGACAAAGCTTCAATGCTTGATGAAGCCATTGAATATTTGAAGACACTTCAACTTCAAGTACAG ATGATGTCTATGGGAGCTGGGATGTATATGCCATCAATGATGTTTCCAGCAGGAATGGCCCAACTGCATGCAGCTCATATGGCCCATTTCTCGCCCATGGGAATGGGTTTTGGGATGGGAATGATGGACATGAATGGTGGATCACCTGGGTGCCCCATGATTCAGGTTCCCCCCCTTCATGGTGCACATTTCCCTGCGCCACGTCCCGCACCCATTTTTGCGCCCACTAGTTTCCAAGGGATGGCTGGACCTAATTTTCAGGTTTTCGGGCATCCAGCACCATGGGTGCCTTTTTCAGGGGTGCCTCCAATTAATTCAGCCATTGAACTGAATGCCACTGGAATGGCTGCCCCCGCCCCCGTGGAACTTCCAAATTCAGCTCCATCGTCAAACCCAAAGGATTTGATACAGAATGCTAACTCACAAATGATGCACAATGCCAATGCCCGTACCTCAATGAAACGCACATCTACTCAG TGTCAGGTGTCGAATACTGGTTTCGGACAGTCTTCTTTGGTGTATAGAAGTGATCAAGCTGCAGATGATGTCTGCCGTGATGACATGAACTTGACTAAGGAAGCTGACGTTCTACTTAGACCAG GTTGTGAATGA
- the LOC131307069 gene encoding secreted RxLR effector protein 161-like, with translation MIITGSDSTAIAEVKSHLFREFEMKNLGPLRYFLGIEVASSPQEYLLGQSKLFDTPLELHAKFSASDDVSLEDPTEYRELVGCLVYLTITRPDISYAVHIVSQFVSAHRTTHWAALLRILRYLCGTLQISSTSSLTLHAYADANWAGDVNDRKSTYGLCVFLGDSLISWKSKKKYVVARPTAEAKYRAMAHATSEIAWLRWLISDMGVSVTTPTPLYCDNKSAI, from the exons atgatcatcaCTGGTTCTGATTCTACTGCTATTGCTGAAGTCAAAAGTCATCTCTTCCGTGAGTTCGAAATGAAAAACTTGGGCCCGTTACGTTATTTCCTTGGTATTGAAGTTGCTTCCTCTCCCCAGGAGTATCTTTTGGGACAGTCCAA ACTGTTTGATACTCCCCTTGAACTTCATGCCAAATTCTCTGCCTCTGATGATGTCTCCCTTGAGGATCCTACGGAATATCGCGAATTAGTGGGCTGCTTAGTTTATCTTACTATTactcggccagatatttcttaTGCAGTTCACATTGTTAGTCAGTTTGTCTCTGCTCATCGGACTACGCATTGGGCTGCTCTCTTACGTATTCTTCGTTATCTTTGTGGTACCCTTCAAATTTCTTCTACATCAAGCTTAACCCTCCATGCTTATGCTGATGCTAACTGGGCGGGTGATGTCAATGACCGCAAATCTACCTATggcctctgtgtttttctaggcGATTCTCTTATCTCctggaaaagcaaaaagaaatatGTTGTTGCTCGCCCCACCGCAGAAGCTAaatatcgtgccatggcccATGCTACCTCTGAAATCGCCTGGCTTCGCTGGCTTATTTCCGATATGGGGGTCTCTGTTACTACTCCTACGCCTCTTTACTGTGACAATAAGAGTGCTATTTAG
- the LOC131308678 gene encoding uncharacterized protein LOC131308678, translating into MASESTVIPEQVEEAIEEVKKVEQVDLPKGRVEEEKLKEEELPTQPASSSILEEKIEDKLINPPLVDEVKKTDDAPVSEASVEYKSPPEDQPTAESVEKEPKELTAVESVEKQMVEQPPLEAVEKQPEEEIKTSDTPEPPVEAVEKTEKAVEVLHVEEPGPIVVVKEVEISEPEPKKEEIPEPVPEVEDKLLEKSEVAEKVEKEFAAVAESVEKQPLEQSPLEAVEKQPEEEVKTSYTPEPPVEAVEKTEKAVEVLPVEEPEPIVVVKEVEISEPELKKEEIPEVEDKLLEKSEVAEKVENEFAEVAASVEKQPLEQSTLEAVEKQPEEEVKTSDTPEPPVEAVEKTEKAVEVLPVEEPEPIVVVKEVEISEPELRKEEIPEPVSEVEDKLLEQSEVAEKVEKECSEVETEKPKENLADKIEDLPTNKEEAVITDTPQEKPETAENIEKECAEVGPKERVKVEIAKDEETLAEKIEDPSLKEEETVKEESVVTENPRELSEVAEKVEKECEGVEPKENVKVDEIEKEVVLADKIEDPVVKEEETVKEEPVVTESSDQVTPTIVEAQIDNTEDGGEKSPTVVAESTSIADKGKELGGTEVLPKEEVQVLPKEEVVESGKVELETEGKSAKTEEEKEVGKSVTEESDEPVVSATEVTEKALEMVNTSRAIELPAENGKASVKDETVTPVETEKNGVEEKKVEEVATTTVGEQVEEPKESETEVKGEEAVQTGETTLEQEKEGKPDVPIVEPAKDGDDTIMSGEPPKEEVPTKPSSKQSHNIMSKVKQSLVKAKKAILGKSPNPKTVSSEAKGDVQDK; encoded by the exons ATGGCTAGTGAGAGTACTGTGATTCCAGAG CAAGTCGAGGAGGCAATtgaagaagtaaaaaaagtagAACAAGTGGATTTACCAAAGGGCAGAGtagaggaagaaaagctgaaaGAAGAGGAATTGCCGACTCAACCGGCATCTTCATCTATATTGGAAGAAAAGATTGAGGATAAGCTAATTAATCCTCCTCTAGTTGACGAGGTAAAGAAAACAGACGATGCTCCTGTTTCGGAGGCTTCGGTTGAATATAAAAGCCCACCAGAGGATCAACCAACTGCGGAGTCTGTTGAAAAAGAGCCAAAAGAGCTAACTGCAGTTGAATCTGTTGAAAAGCAGATGGTAGAGCAACCACCATTGGAGGCGGTTGAGAAACAACCGGAGGAGGAGATAAAAACAAGTGATACCCCTGAACCACCAGTTGAAGCTGTTGAGAAAACCGAGAAAGCAGTGGAGGTTTTACATGTTGAGGAACCAGGACCAATAGTTGTTGTGAAAGAGGTTGAAATTTCAGAACCGGAGCCTAAAAAGGAAGAAATTCCAGAACCAGTTCCTGAAGTGGAGGATAAACTCTTGGAAAAATCTGAGGTTGCTGAAAAAGTTGAGAAAGAATTTGCAGCAGTTGCTGAATCTGTTGAAAAGCAGCCGCTAGAGCAATCACCATTGGAGGCGGTTGAGAAGCAACCGGAGGAGGAGGTAAAAACGAGTTATACCCCTGAACCACCAGTTGAAGCTGTTGAGAAAACCGAGAAAGCAGTGGAGGTTTTACCTGTTGAGGAACCAGAACCAATAGTTGTTGTGAAAGAGGTTGAAATTTCAGAACCGGAGCTTAAAAAGGAAGAAATTCCAGAAGTGGAGGATAAACTCTTGGAAAAATCTGAGGTTGCTGAAAAAGTTGAGAATGAATTTGCAGAAGTTGCTGCATCTGTTGAAAAGCAGCCGCTAGAGCAATCAACATTGGAGGCGGTTGAGAAGCAACCGGAGGAGGAGGTAAAAACGAGTGATACCCCTGAACCACCAGTTGAAGCTGTTGAGAAAACCGAGAAAGCAGTGGAGGTTTTACCTGTTGAGGAACCAGAACCAATAGTTGTTGTGAAAGAGGTTGAAATTTCAGAACCGGAGCTTAGAAAGGAAGAAATTCCAGAACCAGTTTCTGAAGTGGAGGATAAACTCTTGGAACAATCTGAGGTTGCTGAAAAAGTTGAGAAAGAATGTTCAGAAGTTGAGACAGAAAAACCCAAAGAGAATTTGGCTGATAAGATTGAGGATCTCCCAACCAATAAAGAGGAGGCTGTTATAACTGATACACCACAAGAAAAACCTGAAACTGCAGAAAACATTGAGAAAGAATGTGCTGAAGTTGGGCCTAAGGAGAGAGTGAAAGTCGAAATTGCAAAAGATGAAGAGACTTTAGCTGAGAAGATTGAGGATCCTTCATTGAAAGAGGAGGAAACAGTTAAAGAGGAATCTGTGGTAACTGAAAACCCACGAGAGCTATCTGAAGTTGCTGAAAAAGTTGAGAAAGAATGTGAAGGAGTTGAGCCTAAGGAGAATGTAAAGGTTGATGAAATAGAGAAAGAAGTGGTTTTGGCTGATAAGATTGAGGATCCAGTGGTGAAAGAGGAGGAAACCGTCAAAGAGGAACCTGTTGTAACAGAAAGTTCGGATCAAGTTACACCAACCATTGTGGAAGCTCAAATTGATAACACAGAAGATGGAGGGGAAAAATCTCCTACTGTTGTAGCAGAAAGTACCAGTATTGCTGACAAAGGGAAAGAATTGGGTGGAACTGAAGTGTTACCAAAAGAGGAAGTTCAAGTGTTACCAAAAGAGGAAGTTGTGGAATCAGGAAAAGTTGAATTGGAGACTGAAGGAAAGAGTGCAAAAactgaagaagagaaagaagtgGGAAAATCCGTAACTGAGGAATCGGATGAGCCTGTGGTTTCTGCCACTGAGGTCACTGAAAAAGCTTTGGAAATGGTAAATACTTCCAGAGCCATTGAACTGCCTGCTGAAAATGGGAAAGCAAGTGTAAAAGATGAGACTGTCACTCCAGTTGAGACTGAGAAAAATGGAGTGGAGGAGAAAAAGGTAGAGGAAGTCGCAACTACAACTGTTGGAGAGCAGGTTGAAGAGCCAAAGGAATCTGAGACAGAAGTGAAAGGAGAGGAAGCTGTTCAAACTGGTGAAACGACCTTGGAGcaggaaaaagaaggaaaacccGATGTTCCAATTGTGGAGCCCGCCAAGGACGGGGATGACACCATAATGTCGGGGGAGCCTCCTAAAGAAGAGGTTCCCACAAAGCCTAGTTCCAAACAATCACACAACATCATGTCAAAGGTGAAGCAATCACTTGTGAAGGCAAAGAAAGCTATCCTAGGAAAATCACCCAATCCAAAAACAGTCTCATCTGAAGCCAAGGGGGATGTTCAAGACAAATGA